AGCATCCGTAGACGCACTTATAACAGCCATAAACATCCTGCTCGACAAGAAGAAACTATGGAATATGCAGTGAAACCTATTGTGTATTTAATTACCAGGCAACAGTGCCTGGAGTTCTTTTTTTAATCTGTGGTTAACTGTATTGAATGTAGATCTTCTGCATCGTTCCCTTTATGATTTCAGCAACCAATTGAAGTAACTATGTGTTTAAAAGTTATAGATTCACACTGCCATCTTGATTTTCCAAAATTCAATAAAGATAGAGAGGCAACCATACAACGTGCCCTTGATGCTGGCGTAGACCAGATGATCAATTCCGGAGTTGATCCAAAGACCAATATCTCAACCCTTGAACTTGCACAGAAATATGACCATATTCACGCAACTCTGGGGTTCAGCCCCCATTTGTCACCGGAAGCTACTGATGAACAAGTAAAGTGCATGTTGAGTTTTATAGAAGATCACGTCACAGACATAGTTGGAATAGGGGAAGCAGGGCTTGATTATCATTACTTCACCTCAAACGCTGAAAGAAATAGACAGATAGAAGTTTTCAAAAAGATCATAGAACTTGCAGACAGATACAACAAGCCACTTGTGATACACGGCAGAGAAGCAGAAGATATTGCACTGGGATTGTCAGGACAACTTGACAAAGTTATATTTCACTGCTATGGAGGGAGTCTTGAAACCATGAGAAATATAGTAGATGCCGGACATTTTATATCAGTTCCCACTTTGGTCTGTTTCTCGGAACATCACCAGGAAATAGCAAAGGAAGTGCCATTGGAGCACATGCTTCTGGAAACGGATAGTCCATATCTTTCCCCCCGCAAAGGAAGGAATGAACCTGCATTCGTTCTTGATTCCCTTCCGTGGATTGAAAAAATCAAAGGAATAGAAAAAATAGATATAATGGATACTACCAGGAGAAATACTATAAAGGTATTCGGCCTCTAAGGACCATATATAGGGAAAAGGGATAAAGAACATGAATGTAAAAAAATTCCACAAAGGATACTATGATGCGAATTCGTATCTTATCAATGGCAAAGTGCTGATAGACACAGGCATCAACACAGATGCCTTGATAGCAGAAATCGAAAAAAGCATCTATATCAACGATCTTGAACTCATCGTTCTTACCCATTGCCACTATGACCATACTGCAGCTGCAGAGGCCATTGCCAAAAAAAGCGGGGCGCGTATAGCTATCCACAAGGACGATGTAGAATTGTTACATCACGATGAAGCCAGTGCCTCTGAAGCCTTTGACAGCAGAGCACCTTCCTTTGAACCAGATATCCTGCTGGATGACGGAGAAAGCATACCCATCGGGAATGGAGAGTATCTGGAAATTATACATACACCCGGGCACACACCTGGCTGCATATGCCTTTATGAACCAATATCAAAATCGTTGTTCTCAGGAGATACAGTATTTCCCCAGGGTAGTATCGGACGTACTGATTTTATAGGTGGCAACTCCGCAAATATAAGTGAATCCATTCAAAAACTCACACAACTGGATGTAAGGACAATGTATCCAGGACATGGAGAAACTACTTCTGATAACGTGAAACGCCAGATAGAACTATCATACCGCATGGCTAAAAGTATATTCAAGATCATCTGATTATGACATTAAAAAAGAAAGAACAAACTTCATTTGTTTCGCAGTTCCTCCCAATGGGCCTTAAAGAGGCACAACAAAAAGGATGGGAAGAACTTGATGTGATCATTGTTACCGGGGATGCCTACGTAGATCATCCGGGGTTTGGAACAGCCATTATCAGCAGGGTCCTTGCAGATGCCGGACACCGAGTAGGCATTATTGCACAACCTAAATGGGACAGTATTGAAGACTTTAAGAAATTAGGAAAGCCACGCCTGTTCTTCGCCGTTAGTGGAGGTAATACAGACTCAATGGTGAGCAACTATACGCCTTCCCAGAGGTTGCGCCATGAAGATGCATATTCCCCTGGAAATAGACCTGGAATGAGACCGAACAGAGCAACTATTGTCTATTCCAACAGGCTGCGCGAAGCATATCCTGATGTGCCTCTGGTGATAGGTGGCATAGAAGCTTCTTTGCGCCGTTTTGCTCAATACGACTATTGGTCGGACAAAGTGCGCCAGTCTATTCTGGCGGACACACCAGCCGACCTGCTGGTCTATGGCATGGGTGAACTGCAACTGCTCCAGATAGCAGAAAGACTGGATAAAGGCGTACCAGTAAAAGAAATAACTGACATCGACGGTACTGTCTGGAAAATGGAAGTAAAAGCATGGAAGGAAAAAAGAGATGCAATGCTCAGGAACAATATCGAAATACCTTCCTACACCGAAGTGTCACAGGATAAAGTACTCTATTCCAAAGCGTTCAAACTTACATTAGACGAGCAGGACCCTGTAAGGGGAAGAGGGATAGTACAGGCCCATCCGAAAACAGTGATCATACAGAACAAGCCCATGCGTCATCTTAATGAAAAAGAGCTTGACCATGTGTATGAGCTGCCCTATACAAGGAGTGCACACCCATCATACAAAGAACCCATACCTGCCCTTGACATGGCCAGGTTCTCCATCACCACCCACAGAGGATGTTTTGGTTCTTGCTCTTTCTGTGCTATAGTCCTGCATCAGGGAAGAACTATCTCAAGCCGCAGCATTGAATCAATACTTAGGGAAGCTGAAGGACTGAAAAAGATCAAGGGCTTCAAAGGTATTATCAATGGGCTTGGCGGCCCTTCTGCGAATATGTATGGGATGAAATGTGAAAAATGGGAAAAAAAAGGGACATGTACGGACAAATTGTGTATTTATCCTGAAGCCTGTCCCTCACTTAATACAA
This DNA window, taken from Methanomethylovorans hollandica DSM 15978, encodes the following:
- a CDS encoding TatD family hydrolase — protein: MCLKVIDSHCHLDFPKFNKDREATIQRALDAGVDQMINSGVDPKTNISTLELAQKYDHIHATLGFSPHLSPEATDEQVKCMLSFIEDHVTDIVGIGEAGLDYHYFTSNAERNRQIEVFKKIIELADRYNKPLVIHGREAEDIALGLSGQLDKVIFHCYGGSLETMRNIVDAGHFISVPTLVCFSEHHQEIAKEVPLEHMLLETDSPYLSPRKGRNEPAFVLDSLPWIEKIKGIEKIDIMDTTRRNTIKVFGL
- a CDS encoding MBL fold metallo-hydrolase; this translates as MNVKKFHKGYYDANSYLINGKVLIDTGINTDALIAEIEKSIYINDLELIVLTHCHYDHTAAAEAIAKKSGARIAIHKDDVELLHHDEASASEAFDSRAPSFEPDILLDDGESIPIGNGEYLEIIHTPGHTPGCICLYEPISKSLFSGDTVFPQGSIGRTDFIGGNSANISESIQKLTQLDVRTMYPGHGETTSDNVKRQIELSYRMAKSIFKII
- a CDS encoding YgiQ family radical SAM protein, with the translated sequence MGLKEAQQKGWEELDVIIVTGDAYVDHPGFGTAIISRVLADAGHRVGIIAQPKWDSIEDFKKLGKPRLFFAVSGGNTDSMVSNYTPSQRLRHEDAYSPGNRPGMRPNRATIVYSNRLREAYPDVPLVIGGIEASLRRFAQYDYWSDKVRQSILADTPADLLVYGMGELQLLQIAERLDKGVPVKEITDIDGTVWKMEVKAWKEKRDAMLRNNIEIPSYTEVSQDKVLYSKAFKLTLDEQDPVRGRGIVQAHPKTVIIQNKPMRHLNEKELDHVYELPYTRSAHPSYKEPIPALDMARFSITTHRGCFGSCSFCAIVLHQGRTISSRSIESILREAEGLKKIKGFKGIINGLGGPSANMYGMKCEKWEKKGTCTDKLCIYPEACPSLNTSHKKLIELMRRLREIPGISKVFVGYGVRYDLALLDEQYMEELCAHHVSGQLKVAPEHYCNAVTDAMKKPRREVFEKFERKYKEINRKVGKDQYLVAFLMSGHPGCTLNNMIETAEYIRDTGRYTEQVQDFTPTPMTAATCMFHTGIDPFTGKNIYVATSRKDKMIQRAFLRYKDPQNQMLVYEGLKRANRLDLVGNSWNCLIRRPPRGKER